One Tessaracoccus lacteus DNA window includes the following coding sequences:
- a CDS encoding ABC transporter permease yields MSQAVVKEREAGTLEQMFVTPIRAGEYIIGKITPYALLAVVQMVLVASVGIGWFKVPFNGNVAVVAVGMLLFMLTSIGLGLLVSLLASTRQQARQVMVFLMMPFMILSGFIFPVEAMPGWMQAISACIPMTYILEVLRGSFVKGAGFADLAQPLSILAVFGIVIFTSAVLATRRRITS; encoded by the coding sequence ATGAGCCAGGCCGTCGTGAAGGAGCGTGAGGCGGGCACGCTGGAGCAGATGTTCGTCACGCCCATCCGGGCCGGCGAGTACATCATCGGCAAGATCACCCCCTACGCGCTGCTGGCCGTCGTGCAGATGGTGCTGGTCGCCAGCGTCGGCATCGGCTGGTTCAAGGTCCCGTTCAACGGCAACGTGGCGGTCGTGGCCGTCGGCATGCTGCTGTTCATGCTGACGAGCATCGGCCTCGGGCTGCTCGTCTCCCTGCTGGCGAGCACCCGCCAGCAGGCCCGGCAGGTCATGGTGTTCCTGATGATGCCGTTCATGATCCTGTCCGGGTTCATCTTCCCCGTCGAGGCGATGCCAGGCTGGATGCAGGCGATCAGCGCCTGCATCCCGATGACCTACATCCTCGAGGTGCTGCGCGGCAGCTTCGTCAAGGGCGCTGGCTTCGCGGACCTCGCCCAGCCGCTCAGCATCCTCGCGGTGTTCGGCATCGTGATCTTCACCTCCGCCGTCCTCGCCACCCGTCGCCGGATCACCTCATAG
- a CDS encoding ABC transporter ATP-binding protein: MTTTTELPTLPAGTAVNVRGLTKTFGGFTAVDHIDLDVPRGQIFGFLGPNGSGKTTTIRMLTGTLRPTAGRVRVLGEDVVRHSRRVAPRIGYMSQKFALFEDLTVEQNLRFYAGVYQLPADRFLEQRDYVLQMADLVGREKELTRNLSVGWRQRLALGTATIHDPELLFLDEPTSGVDPVARRQFWDLLYELAGRGVTLFVTTHYMDEAAYCDRLAFIYRGRLIADGSPAELRAGHGRPIFDVTLTDVDAALSWLEAEDWVDDAYLSGATLHAVLPRDSAVTGKQLLERLAGVGFADAAVTPVEPSIEDVFVNLVTAEERAGGPAAVSGPARA; the protein is encoded by the coding sequence GTGACCACCACAACAGAGCTGCCGACGCTCCCCGCGGGGACCGCCGTCAACGTCCGGGGGCTGACGAAGACCTTCGGCGGCTTCACCGCCGTCGATCACATCGACCTCGACGTGCCCCGCGGCCAGATCTTCGGCTTCCTGGGCCCGAACGGCTCGGGCAAGACCACGACCATCCGGATGCTGACCGGGACCCTGCGCCCCACCGCCGGCCGTGTCCGGGTGTTGGGCGAGGATGTCGTCCGGCACAGTCGCAGGGTCGCGCCGCGGATCGGGTACATGAGCCAGAAGTTCGCGCTGTTCGAGGACCTCACGGTCGAGCAGAACCTCCGGTTCTACGCCGGCGTGTACCAGCTCCCGGCCGACCGGTTCCTCGAGCAGCGCGACTACGTGCTCCAGATGGCCGACCTCGTCGGGCGCGAGAAGGAGCTGACCCGCAACCTGTCGGTTGGCTGGCGGCAGCGGCTCGCCCTCGGGACGGCCACCATCCACGACCCCGAGCTGCTGTTCCTCGACGAGCCCACCTCCGGTGTCGATCCCGTCGCACGTCGCCAGTTCTGGGACCTGCTCTACGAGCTGGCCGGCCGCGGCGTCACGCTGTTCGTGACGACGCACTACATGGACGAGGCCGCCTACTGCGATCGGCTCGCGTTCATCTACCGGGGCCGACTAATCGCCGACGGGAGCCCCGCCGAGCTGCGGGCCGGGCACGGTCGGCCGATCTTCGATGTCACGCTCACCGATGTCGACGCCGCCCTCAGCTGGCTGGAGGCCGAGGACTGGGTCGACGACGCCTACCTGTCGGGCGCGACCCTGCACGCCGTCCTGCCGCGGGACTCGGCCGTAACGGGCAAACAGCTCCTGGAGCGGCTCGCCGGGGTGGGGTTCGCCGACGCGGCCGTAACGCCCGTCGAGCCGTCGATCGAGGACGTGTTCGTCAACCTCGTCACCGCCGAGGAGCGCGCGGGCGGCCCGGCGGCGGTCAGCGGACCAGCTCGCGCCTGA